One Trachemys scripta elegans isolate TJP31775 chromosome 4, CAS_Tse_1.0, whole genome shotgun sequence genomic region harbors:
- the ALKBH1 gene encoding nucleic acid dioxygenase ALKBH1 isoform X2, whose product MALGSIVYWQHGGGRSPCSSHTPSASLGHRLSSEAAPNPDTGSGVVSSDLSISSVSDQDAYRAGLRPVSQWKAYGLDGYPGFIFISNPFLPGCQRHWVKQCLKLYPQKPNVCNLDMHMAAEETIDLWGQSQEHLRSKGSSKWEPRSLLEKLRWVTLGYHYNWDTKKYSADHYTPFPSDLAFLSEQVAAACGFQGFQAEAGILNYYHFDSSLGIHVDESELDHSQPLLSFSFGQSSIFLLGGLKRDEAPTAMFMHSGDIMVMSGFSRLLYHAVPRVLRNPEGTALPSCLEQAFPSDFPDCSVIEHCSEEDWQICTKYLQTSRINMTIRQVLAVGQSFPDESRRERERDATSESCYHQEDGEIKRHKLNTDS is encoded by the exons atggcattggggagcataGTCTACTGGCAGcacggaggtgggagatcaccatGCAGCTCCCACACCCCCTCTGCCTCCCTGGGACAtcgactcagcagtgaggctgctcccaaccctgacacaggctctggg GTGGTCAGCTCTGACTTAAGCATTTCTTCAGTCAGCGATCAAGATGCCTACAGAGCAGGACTGCGGCCAGTTAGCCAGTGGAAAGCCTATGGCCTGGATGGCTACCCAG GGTTTATTTTCATCTCAAACCCCTTTCTTCCGGGCTGCCAGCGGCATTGGGTGAAGCAGTGTCTCAAGCTGTACCCCCAAAAACCCAATGTGTGCAATCTGGACATGCACATGGCTGCTGAGGAGACCATTGAtctgtgggggcagagccaggagcaccTGAG GAGCAAAGGTTCCAGCAAATGGGAGCCCAGAAGTTTACTGGAGAAGCTGCGCTGGGTGACCTTAGGTTACCATTATAATTGGGATACCAAG AAGTACTCAGCAGATCACTACACTCCTTTCCCTTCAGACCTTGCTTTTTTGTCAGAGCAAGTGGCTGCTGCGTGTGGGTTCCAGGGTTTCCAAGCTGAGGCAGGGATCCTGAACTACTATCACTTTGATTCTTCGCTGGGAATTCATGTGGATGAATCTGAGCTGGACCATTCTCAGCCTCTCTTATCATTCAG TTTTGGACAATCCTCCATATTTTTGTTGGGGGGCCTGAAGCGTGATGAAGCCCCGACAGCCATGTTCATGCACAGTGGGGACATCATGGTAATGTCCGGGTTCAGCCGCCTGCTGTACCATGCTGTCCCACGGGTCCTCCGCAACCCTGAGGGGACAGCTTTGCCTTCGTGCCTGGAGCAGGCATTCCCCTCAGACTTTCCTGACTGCTCAGTCATTGAGCACTGCTCTGAAGAGGACTGGCAGATCTGTACCAAGTATTTGCAGACTTCCCGCATTAACATGACCATCAGACAGGTGCTGGCTGTAGGTCAGAGCTTTCCAGATGagtccaggagagagagagaacgggaTGCAACCTCTGAAAGCTGTTACCACCAGGAAGATGGCGAAATCAAGCGGCACAAACTGAATACAGACAGCTGA